The Acropora muricata isolate sample 2 chromosome 4, ASM3666990v1, whole genome shotgun sequence genome contains the following window.
aaatgcGATAGAGCTGAACTTCGATTCGCTATGAGAACTACTTGCAAGCAACTCAACAGCATTAGGGAGCGTTCTCATTACATCAGACTATCATGAACTGGTCTGTTACCAAACTCACGAAAAACAGATCATCAGGGATATTGTTTTAGCCGTAGAATGGTTTCACTCGCATGATTTTCAGGAGTATTTTAAGGGCTTTGCATCACTGTGGAGACATTTCCCTACAAGCCATGGACATTTTAGCTTTTAGGCAAGCATTAATATGTTTAGAAGATAGACAAGTGGATTTAGCATAACACACCAGCTACATTTATTGTATGCATATCTGTTTTATATCGAATCAAATGGTTGTATGAgtactgattttcttgttctaaggCGAACTCTAAAagtctaaaatagtatttaacctGCAGTTTATTACTTATCACAGATTTCTAAAGGTGATGTAGACTTAAGAAACCACACTGAAgcattcaaattgaaattaagccagtatgggtgtcaaaatgttgcttttcgcaaaatgcaaatttcgtgaTGGTGTGCTGCAAAATGGGCCTTGAAAGcatccaaaagtttcatgggccaaatttttctcaattgactttcattatgcttggattgaggtaactcctgatatgagtatcaattttagctaattaggcagtaaagaaatatgaccttcCAAAATTAGTTAACTTTGGATTGTAGTTTCCTCTTAAAAAATCTGGCCAAAACTTGTGCCAGGCCCCAATCTGCCACaaccttctatgccaaatcggCATGCGTTAACtgaaagaccctttgcaacagaaacacaccatacagtgaattattgaaagggcttcaattgtttgttttcatggtggtccAAACTTACCCTTTCAAAAGCATGATCTGGAGGCCCTAAATGGGACCcccctgtaacttttgaactaaaaATGAGAGAACAAAATAACTTGGCTTTTGGGatatctcaataaggccaacttctggagcaagtttcatcaaaatcggccGACGCACATTTTCAACCTCTGGGACACTTTTTCAGACAAAGACACTTAAGTAGTTTCTAACTTCATGTTTCTGAAATAAGTTGCATATAtataaaagttgaaattaaaccCAATACCGATAAATCAACCGAAAGCTTCGATTTTTCTGCCCCTCTCAAAACCATGTTAACATACAAGAAGTCATACTGCAGTATTGTTTCCTGTCAATCTTTTACAGGTTATGTTTCACGGCAAAGATCAACAACATATAGCGCAATTTCATGAAATTCAATCACGATATTGAGAAGTTCTGGTTCGATAAATAATGCACATTTACTTAACAAAGAACAAAGAACCCTCTCCAAGTTAAAGTAATAGCTCCTAATTCGCTCATTCGCATTCTTAGTGTCTTACAACCTCAATTCGGTCAAACGTTTCCACAAGAAGCGCGTAAACCTTAAAGGAAGCGATTATAAATTCCATGCGTAGAGCAACTTGCAATATCACTGGCTCGGGAGCCCAAGCTCCTTCCATTCCTCGTCAGACAATTCTGTGGGGTAAATTGCAAACCTTGTTAGTGGTTTAGCCAGACAATAACCAGTCAGTTTCTGATAGTAAGTAATTCGCTGATTATCAAACTATAACGGCATAACATTAGGAATATAGATAACTTTGACAAGTACTTTAACTTTCAGTCAATCTGTGTGTGGACGCGAGACGCCTTCAAGAAGTGAATTCGTGTGTTAATGAGGGAAAATTGAAAGAATGGTGTGAGCATAGCTTGTTCTGTTTACAAGGAGTTCTATTGGGCAGCACTAAGAATGAATACAGCAGAATGATAGCAGTCCGACGCTCCAAATTTTCCGTGGCAAGGCCTGATCTGCAATATTTAAACAAGAAACCACATTTTTGCCGGTGTGATTAGCCTGTTCCAGGTTCTCTGTGCGTAGAGATGGGAAGAAGGACCACAcgaggtttaaaaaaaaaaagaacgagaACAGACAAGGATGAGTGATGGGCTTCCCACGACCCCAGTCTTCGCTCGTCTTTTTCTCGGGCTCGCCGCAATTTCGCTCCTCTTTACCAACTGAGAGCCGGGAACAAGTTAGGCgtaattgcaaaattgaaagaaTAGCGTGAACATAGATTGCCCTATTTACAAGGAGTACAATTTTGCCGGTGTGATTAGCCTGTTCTTGGCTCTTGATTCGTAGGGATGAGACCAAGAAACACGCAGAAGGAACAAGGACGAGTGGAGGCCCCCTCGCTACCACAGACTTTTGCTCGTCTTTTTCTCGCGCTTGCCGCAATTTCGCTCCTCTCTACCAACTGAAAGCCTGGAGCAGGTTGAGGCGTAAGAAACCGACTCGCCATGTTAGAAGAACACTAGGAAAAGGTTACAAATCACGAGGCGGAGGCTACCTGTTATCCAATTGTGTAATTTGTGTTACCGAAAGGTGAAAGTACGAGTAACCCGTTAAAAATCAACCACAGATTTTTGACGAATCAGAACGAGCGAGGTAACTTTTTTGTTCTCTAATGCATTTAACAGACGCGTTCTTACCATCAATTAACTTCAAAAGAAATCCATATCTATGAATTTCTGCCTTCTTCTTTTTTGTGAAATCAAGTGTGTCTTGATCTTCCAATGCAGGTACGTACAAGCTTCTCAGAAATGTGCAATCGTTGCTGGTCAGTGGTTCATTTAGTAAAATCTTCATCTTATCTGCAGTCAACAATTCTTCGAACTGCAAAGAGAAACAAGCGACTGACTTTAAGTATCAAACTTAAGTTTATATAGCAAGTCGCTTATAGGTTGACTTAATGCAAGAAGAGATCAAGATCACATCATATTAAAGCAGAACaaatcaaatgctggttttccgTGGGAGGGTAGAAACTGGTGCActcagagaaaaacctctcgaagGAGAGAAGAGAataaacaaactcaacccatatGCAAACTGAACCCATGAGTCAAACCGTGCTTTCAGTTGAACTGGAACTATCATGCGGTGGAGGCTTCTTGCCGAAAAGATTATCCCGCATCAGCCTCCATTCGGTGCTCGTTCCAGTGCAACCACGAGAACACACAGTCCAAGGTTTGAAATTGCGCTACATGCGAAATGACCTACCATTATAGTGTGCGCTGGTAAAtgcgataaaaaaaattatttgtggcAACTAAGAACAatcttattttattgtttttaactttCAAGCCTAGagatatatgtatatatatatatatcatagaAAGAAAAAACCTCTGGTGCGATgaaagatgtgattttttccaaattttgactCCATGTTCCAAGCGCTCGGATTTTTTTGAATTGCCCGAAACaacattgaaaaataaaagagaacaacaacaacaactcgtCTTTCTTTTTGGCTGTTGACTCACCCATCCCAGGTACTTTTTGACCCTTGCTTTTCGCTGCTCTCGGCTCTTTGTTGTCATCAACACGTTCTTGTATATGCGCTCAATATTCTTCATGTCCTGGTCGGTGAAATCATCTAGAACCGTGAGTGAAAATCGTGTGAATATTATTAAAAACGGAAATGCGAGTGTTTCTTTCTCCCTGATATAATTCTGCAAGTTCGCTTGCAAGTCCCGTAGGTACTCCTAATTGCATTTCGATAACCGCAAAGGAACCGTTAAGTATTACAGGAAAGTCGACTGTGAAAGGTAAGCCAAAAACGGACATGGTTTTTGCTCGAGTAAGATCAACACTAAATTAAACTTGCAATGCATCCCGGGGCTATCGCGCAATGAATCTCGAGATTGCATGCCTGAGTTCGCCCGATTATAAATGTTATGCCTTGCGGTTTGGTTTCTGAGGTACACTTGGCATTTCTTCGGGCCGTCGAGTTACAGTTTTCGCATTGCAGTCGGACACCGAGCGCCACCGAACGAATACTCGGCTTATCACATGGCAGaaaacaacctcgttcccagggcttttctccgccgaggagaggaagggccgccctcggcggagaaaagccctgggaacgaggttgggcaGAAAAAAACATAATATTCGTTTCTCAGAGTTGTGGCGGATTTCCCTCTggattttcctgttgttttcacGGTAAGCATCATCATGATTCGACTTAGATATATTGTCATAGCTTTCAAACTGTGTTGTTCTCTTAAGAAACATTTCGCTTCAGATTCTTCGCATTGACGGTCGAGTTTGGCACGAAGGCAGTCGCATGTTATGTCAAAGGCTACCATCACCATCGACTACTACAAGGTGTTTGGTCTTACAACATCTCCCCTCTTTGGGGCTGCCTGCATTGATCAGGCCTCCTCCTGCAATGGGCAATATTATAGACCCAAAGCCTCTTACGAGTTGTATTCTGTCATAATGCTGTCAGTGTAAACTTCAAGCACGACATGAGGGGTGGCAAATTCACATTGATTATAGAAACACTAAAGCCTGTTCAGAGCTGGTTGTGTTAAACGTTAGAGTAAGTTTTGTCCACACATATGCACACCAAGTTCTAACTCGgcaataattgcactctccaaTATTAATGTAAATTTACTCTCGAGCATTTCCCTTCTCACTGAGAATTACTAGTCTAAATAGATAGTCCAATGACACAAAGAAATCATGCAGGCTTGTGTCGAGTACATACGATGACTTGGCTGTTCGATCAATCACCTCTCTTTGCAATGGAGGAAAAGCCTTTTGCAACTGCACTCTAGTCAGCGAGATTTTTAAATGCAAGGCAACTAAGGGAACGAACTTTTTGGGTTTCATTTATTACGGCTTCATTTATCTGTATTTTCGCTATCATTGGACTGTATGAAACATCAAGTGGAGATATCAATTCCAGTCCGGAAGTATTCGACCAAATGTACAACTAAATTACCTTTTCAACCGTACAAGTTGTTTGcatttttctaaaatagaaagcACTAACCTGGCAAAATGTTGTCTGCAACCACATCAAGTGGATCATCGttatcaacatcatcatcttcatcatcatcatcgtcatcatcatcatcatcgctTAACACATCTTCACATTTCTTGGCCTTACTGAGAATCACAGTACGGTTTATTTTGTGCGTGCCAACAAACTCTCCCTTCATGAGctccagtgtttttttttctttattgtactGAACACGACAGTGCTTGAAAAGAATTGGTCCCCATGAGTTTCTTTTTGCAACTCCCGGAGGGGTTGACGTTACTTTGAATTTACCATAGAGTTTGGATTTTAAAACCTTTGACAACCGCGATGAAGGTTCGAGACCAGCTTCTATTTCCAACTGAAAACcaagggaaataaaaaaaaaaatggttatatGCCAACTTACCACTCACCCTTGAACCAACCAATCACTTTAGCTGGAAACAGTTTGATcgtatgaaaatcaaaacaaacacgTAGAGTCATCCAAAGTGAAAATGGAGAAAGAGTGCATACTTCCTGCTTCCTTTTACCCACAACCTCAAATTTTTCGCTGTAAACAACGGAGGTTATAAGAAACAGTTCTTGATCTTGATAAGGGATCATCTTATCTTCGTCCAGGACTGCGCAAGAGAGTATTCCACGAAGGTCTGGATCTAATATATATTTCTGGCCAACTCTACCAAGTTGAAGGTCCCCCAGGTTGCCATCGGCAGTCAGTTTTATCTCAATATCCGCAATATCGACATCAAATTCCGTGTGGCTGTTATGGAAATAGATAGAGTAGGAAAATCAAATGGTTGTTTGCTTTGGCTCTTCACAGTGAATACGCTTTCACGGACTACTAAAGAAAGGGCTCAAAGCAAGGCGGACACACTTTACTTCAGCCCCAGGTTTGGCCATAACCATACGCATGAGCAGAACCGTATCACCGATCCGCTTTTTCTGAAAGCACCGCCCCACACACAAGATCGTAGTAGAAAGGCTGTTCCCAACCCTAGCTACATTTTTATTTGTGTGGAGCTGTCGCTTAAAGGGGTTTACAAAAACAGTCCTCGGTAGCTGTTGGCCTAGCAAAGCCGAAATGGCTGTCCATGGAAACACATCCCTAGTGAAAAGGATAAAATGTGCTGttacggtaaaaaaaaaagttaggtTAGCTGCAATGGATGATGACAACGTAGAGAACCATCTTTTATTTGTGGCACAAATAACTCCAGTCACTATGTGAAAAGATAGGCCAgttagtgctttttttttttctggtgcaCCTAAATCACCCCTTTTCTTTGTAGGAAAACCGTCTACTTGGCATTATCTCTGTCGTATGTTTGAGAACTCACGACTCCTTCCCAGCAAATTCCTTTAAAAATTCGGTCCCACCACTATCGATGAAGTCGGCATATTGTCAGGGTCTCTCTTCCCATTAATACTCATTAATCCGTTGCTGGAGGACAACATGCAACCTGGTTGGAACATGTGCTATTCTGAGAAGACTCGAGTACTGCTTTCAGGTAACTAAAATAAGCTTTGCAAATATGTGAttttatttcatgtaaaccTCTATTGTACTGGCCAAAACTAAATATTGCACTGTTGAGTAGCAGAACTTCCGATATGCGGATCGGAAGATTGCTTTTGCGAATCCTTGCATGTTTTACGAGTTTCCCCTCTAAAATGAAGATATGATAAAACACaattttgatcagtaaaattagCTAATTTAATAAAATTAGCTACTTCAAAATCCGcggttcaatatatgaaatatttcatatataacttcccactcattcttcacgggcttaatagaactcacaaatgaccaattcatagctcagttgtttAGAGCGTCGCAACGGTGTCGCGAGgttacgggttcaaaccccgttgacgccctgactttttcaggtttctataCGCTTTTGCTTTAaactgcgttcataactgcgatgaacaTAGCTTAGTTGAAAGTTAGCTAAATTAACCCTAAATTAGCATCAACAATTTTCTGTCTTGATTTTAATTTCAAGAtaatatttcattaatttgtcaATGAATTTAATACCTGTGCACTGGAAGATTTGTCCCCTTCCTCATATCGTTTCCTTCAATAACATTTAATTTAACGGCTTCCAGGTATTCTTTTTCACAATCGCTGGAAACATATTTTTCCAGACCAGCAAGAATGATGATTTCATCTCTGGCGAAGGGATGTTTCCATACTGATCTCTTTTGTTTGATTATCAGGGACAAAGGCTTTGCTGTCTCTGACCGTCCATGCAAAAGTGGCACGTAGTTAGGATCGTCGAAGTTCTCTCGGGAAAACTTGCGAAGTAGTTCTTCAATCATGACTGACTGACCTGAAAGCCGATTGCATAAAAGTGTCATTATAGAAAAGAGCGCTTAAGAGCGGCTGACTTAAAATCTAACGAATTCGGGGACAAAAACGAATAATCGGATTTCTTCTGCATATTTTGCCAGAGAAACCCTTTGGGAGACCCTTATCGATGATTTCAATCAAACTTCCCGAACAGTTTTAGCTTTTAGGAAATCTGACAAAACGTGAAAACTGAGACCGTGACAAAAATTACCCAGAAATTCACCAGGAAATTGGAGTTTTTTAACGCTCGAAGCAAATCGGTAGGTTGCAATATAGGTGTCGTTTGTTCATGAATAGCGATTCATCTTGGCATctagaaaatgcaaaaatattacAAAGATAATCAATTCTAGTTTGGCTTTCTCTTTTGCTGACGAAAGTTGCCACTTTAAGCGTTTTGAGAAACGTCCGAAGATTAgataaatttacattaaagaaaaattgttttgccaCCAATATGGAATTTGTGATTATGCTTCACATCACAATAAAGCTTAATATTTGTTCTATAATGTAGCAAAACTCTGGCTTTGGCACTATAAATCATACGAATTTAGAGATCTAAATGTTGTACGTTGTCTAGAGTAAGACACACTGTCACAGGAAAATTGAATCAAACATTGCATGGTAAATTTGGCGGAGATATGACTTCATACATCATTCTTTGATTCGAGGTATTAAAAGTTTGCGCATCTATTGAAAGgaaacattgaaaaacaataatcTCTATCTACCGTCATTACCGCGTTTGGGTTCTACTTCCGTTTTCTTATGCCTTATCCTGTTCTTCACCTCCAAATGAATTAAACGTTTCGATCAATTCGATATTTTACcgacaatagaccttttccttttgtttttgtcattagttatgcgtacatttgcaagtgcaagaaactattccctcgagtagcatcacgtggtctgaaatggaaaaacaaaacatacaagctaaagaggtctattactTCCGTATTTGGTGAGACATATCCCGTCGACAACTAAATATGGAAATGACACCAGATCGATGAAACCGCTTGTCTCACGGATTTTGCGGTTTACTTCGGAAAAGTTCAAGAATAGCGGCTTATGCACTCGGAGTTGGGTTTCAGTTTCGAAAACTTGACATGATAACATGTAAAATAATTGAATGTGATAGATATTGTGTTTATTTGCTTGGTGTTTTCTTGGCTTACATTACTGAATACTCAATGTAAAATCCCAATAGTTTTCCTTCCCCATTTTTTAGCCTATTAAAAGCTTGAATTTTCACTTTCGGTGatcgaaggaaaaaaaaaccggcATGGTAGTATGGGAATTTGGAATACAGGCAAGATTCCCGTATTTGAGAAACTGAAAAGTTTCTAACATAAGTTGCATATGAAAGTTGAGACCCAGTACAGATAAAATCATAAAAAGCTTCGGTTTTTCTTGCCCTTCTCAAAACCATGTTAACATACAGGAGGTCATACTGCAGTGCCGTTTAGTGTCAAGttcattagagagcttaagtgCCAGTCGTTCTCGATTCACCCAGGTCAACCAGAAAAGaagattacatacatttttcgcaCTGCGCATGTCACACGGCCGTCACGCTTTGTCACTTAGGGCTCCAAGGTAGTGTTTACGCCCGTTCAGCTTCGCCACGACCCTCAGAGTCTCAGAACATTTCAGCAATGGAAACATTGATGGCTTCCAGCGGCAGCAAGGACAACTTGCCGCCGCTGAAAAAGTTCTTTAGAATTTTCTGAATATTTGATTGATGCTTTCTCATTACAATTTAGACTTGTAGTTCTTTACAGGCTATCTTATTCTGCTGCTTACCGTCACTTCGAGTACCCTTTTCATGGAATTCAGCGAGTACCTGGAATCTCTATTTTCATTCAAAGTTACGTCGTGCATATCTTGTGATTTCAATTTCCATCTTGATGTCAGTGATGATGTAGACACTTAtaaatttattgacttgttgGATTCGATGTGTATTACTCAATATGGTTCAAGGTGGCTTCTATTAAAAAGAAGGGCTAACCGGTCATGAGGCGCCCAAGATATAACGTCCCCGACATGACGTCCACTAACTACAAGACATAACGCCCCCTACTACTGAGATAAACATGAGTTAAGAACTTAAGTGTAATGTGTGTAAGGCTTTAGGATTTAACAAAGGTAACGTTAAACGAAAACAATTCGTGAACTTAATGCGTATAACTCGGTCTGTTGATGGTAAGCAGTAAAATATGAGTCGCACTTGACAAGGCGCCCTAGTTGCCATGTTGTCATTGTAAATCGATCGATGGTTTAACTTGATTCACAGAGTTGAGCGGTTGTTGGAGTGAAACAGCATGATATGCTGACTTATGGCATTGCTCGATCAGTTCAACTGTTTTGGACGCCATTTTTGACCCACCGCATTCTTTCATATTGACCTGCGCAAAGACTAGCACCAAGTTTTGTGTTTAAAGTATATTctttttctgtttgcttttcttTGATGCATCTGAATATACGTAGTCTCTCGCGTAATCTATACCCAAATTACAAAACTTACTTGGCAGCAATATCAACTATAAGTTCTCCGTTATTGGGATTTCAGAAACATGGCTCAGAGATTTTTTTCATGCGGTCGACATTGATGGTTTCACTTTTTTACATAGTCATAGGACTAGTTAGACAGGTGATGGTGTTGGTATTTACGTGACCTTTGAACTTCACTTTAAAGCTCGTTATGATCTCACCTCAGTCGATCAGAAATATTTTGAATCATTAGTTATTGAAACAATTAGGCAAACAGGGAAAAACATAATTATTGGCATTGTTTGTAGACCTTCTAATCTGAATGCAATTTTGTGACTGAGCTTCATAAGATATTGTTTAAATTCCTCTGGAGAT
Protein-coding sequences here:
- the LOC136913269 gene encoding uncharacterized protein, with product MIEELLRKFSRENFDDPNYVPLLHGRSETAKPLSLIIKQKRSVWKHPFARDEIIILAGLEKYVSSDCEKEYLEAVKLNVIEGNDMRKGTNLPVHSHTEFDVDIADIEIKLTADGNLGDLQLGRVGQKYILDPDLRGILSCAVLDEDKMIPYQDQELFLITSVVYSEKFEVVGKRKQELEIEAGLEPSSRLSKVLKSKLYGKFKVTSTPPGVAKRNSWGPILFKHCRVQYNKEKKTLELMKGEFVGTHKINRTVILSKAKKCEDVLSDDDDDDDDDDEDDDVDNDDPLDVVADNILPDDFTDQDMKNIERIYKNVLMTTKSREQRKARVKKYLGWFEELLTADKMKILLNEPLTSNDCTFLRSLYVPALEDQDTLDFTKKKKAEIHRYGFLLKLIDELSDEEWKELGLPSQ